TTCGAATGCTTAATTTGGTGGACAATTCCCTCTCCGGAAGCCTTCCCTCAGGTAGTGATCTAAGCCTTCCGAATTTGGAAGAACTATATCTAGGAAGCAATGTCtttggcggcaacatccccctgtatttcttgaatttttcgaACCTAATCCTTTTCGATGTCTCGAAAAATCAACTCAGCGGACCCATACCTACGGGTTTGGGCAACTTGAAGAACCTTGAAGTCTTTGGTATTCGGTCTAATCAGCTAACAGGAGAGACTTACGGTTCGGAGCTCGGTTTTCTCTCTGAATTATCTAATTGTCCATCGTTGTAAGTCTTGGGGTTGGAAGGCAACCTGCTTCGTGGCTCCATACCCAAATCTATCAAAAACTTCTCCAGTTCCCTACAAATTCTAACTGCTTACAATTGTCAAATAAGAGGTCGTATTCCCGAGGAAATAAGTTTCTTGAAGAGATTGACTTGGCTAGATTTGGGCAATAATGCTCTAGACTGCAACATCCTATCATCGATAGGAGGACTAGAAAGTTTGCAAAGGTTGTATCTTGACAACAACCATCTCGAAGGATCGATCCCTGATGAGATATGCAATTTGACAGGTTTAGGAGAGTTGCTGCTCCAGCAAAACAGGATATCGGGATCAATCCCAAATTGCATTGAAAACCTTAGCAGCCTTCAAAAGTTTCTCATAAGCTCGAATAACATGACATCGGTTATACCATTTAGTTTGTGGGGCCTTCAAGAACTCATCTTCCTCAATTTGTCACTCAATTATTTCAATGGAGGACTACCACTTGAAGTAGGGAAGATGAGAGCTATAGTGAGCATCGATCTTTCTTGGAACCGATTTACTGGTGCCATACCAAGTTCCATCCAGGAGTTTGAGAGCCTTGCTTCTCTCAACTTGTCGAGGAACTCTTTTCAAGGATCAATACCGCAATCAATCGGCCATCTCAAAGGGTTGGATTTCCTCGATCTCTCCTACAATGAGTTATCGGGCATGATACCTGAGTCCATGGAAGGACTTGCATATCTGCAAAATGTGAATTTGTCCTTTAACAAGCTATCAGGAGAGATTCCTAATGGCGGGCCATTTGGAAATTTCTCGGCTCTCTCTTTCATTGGGAATGAAGCACTTTGTGGAAATGAGATTTTTCAAGTCCCACGTTGCAAGGTAAATGGAATGAAATCATCAAGGGACAAGCGGCTCCATATACTATACATTATTGTGCCGATTGTATTAGCTATACTTCTAGTCCTCATCATTTGCTTGTTTAGAAAGCGTGGGAACACTAGTGAAAAAGCTTCAATTTTGATGGAGAACTTGCCTAGAAATGACCACCCAATGATATCATATCGGGATCTTTGCTTGGCTACTAACAACTTCAGCGAGAGCAATTTGCTCGGAGAAGGAAGCTTTAGCTCTGTATATAAAGGGACTCTGGCCAACGGGATAGACATCGCGGTCAAAGTACTAAATCTCTATATCGAAGGTGTTTTGAAAAGTTTTGATGCAGAATGCGATGCTTTTCGTATGATCCGACACCGCAATCTCGTCAAGGTGATCAGCACCTGCACGAATGCCAATCTAAGAGCTCGGTGTTGCAATACGTGCCTTGTGGGAGCTTGGAGAAGTGGCTATACTCCGACAACCACAACTTGGATCTCCATCAACGAGTGAAGATAATGGTCGACGTCGCAATGGCAATCGAGTATCTCCACCATGGCCAACCGGAACCCATTGTGCACTGCGATCTAAAGCCTAGCAATATTCTTCTAAGTGAGGACTTGGTCGCACAAGTCTGTGACTTTGGAATTTCCAAGATTTTGGTTGAGAACAAGCTTGAAACACAAACCCGAACTCTCGGCACGATTGGTTACATTGCTCTAGGTACATTTGTCGAATATTAGCTAATTCAAGCCTTTGATTGCC
This genomic stretch from Eucalyptus grandis isolate ANBG69807.140 chromosome 3, ASM1654582v1, whole genome shotgun sequence harbors:
- the LOC104432082 gene encoding LRR receptor-like serine/threonine-protein kinase GSO1; protein product: MEKFIFLAFIDVLLASLLMFQPVICSSNFTDQEALLHFKSMMEVDPTNTIKGGNWTVEANLCEWIGVVCSNRRHRVIALDLSHMGLQGKLSPYLGNLSLLASLDLRNNSFYGMILTEIGHLRRLKKLILELNQFEGNIPPILTQCQNLEVMSLATNRLTGGIPREFGVFTKLQQLNLSSNDLRGQIPSFLGNISTLQVIKLANATLTGSIPSALFNRSLTWVNLRDNYLSGSLPSDLCYRWPNIQILSLRQNQFSGLLPETLPQCKELIILWLSYNCFQGSIPRDIGSLQKLQTLYISVNNLTGTIPRTIGNLSSLHKLEIGVNPIEGEIPSEIGNLVDLQSLVLRENLLIGEVPQEVFNISSLRMLNLVDNSLSGSLPSGSDLSLPNLEELYLGSNVFGGNIPLYFLNFSNLILFDVSKNQLSGPIPTGLGNLKNLEVFGIRSNQLTGETYGSELGFLSELSNCPSLGRIPEEISFLKRLTWLDLGNNALDCNILSSIGGLESLQRLYLDNNHLEGSIPDEICNLTGLGELLLQQNRISGSIPNCIENLSSLQKFLISSNNMTSVIPFSLWGLQELIFLNLSLNYFNGGLPLEVGKMRAIVSIDLSWNRFTGAIPSSIQEFESLASLNLSRNSFQGSIPQSIGHLKGLDFLDLSYNELSGMIPESMEGLAYLQNVNLSFNKLSGEIPNGGPFGNFSALSFIGNEALCGNEIFQVPRCKVNGMKSSRDKRLHILYIIVPIVLAILLVLIICLFRKRGNTSEKASILMENLPRNDHPMISYRDLCLATNNFSESNLLGEGSFSSVYKGTLANGIDIAVKVLNLYIEGVLKSFDAECDAFRMIRHRNLVKVISTCTNANLRARCCNTCLVGAWRSGYTPTTTTWISINE